A DNA window from Castanea sativa cultivar Marrone di Chiusa Pesio chromosome 7, ASM4071231v1 contains the following coding sequences:
- the LOC142643289 gene encoding protein CYSTEINE-RICH TRANSMEMBRANE MODULE 13-like produces the protein MSYYNQQQPPVGVPPPQGYPPEGYPKDAYPPPGYPPQGYPPQQGYPQQGYPPPPAYAPQYQQPPPQQQSSSVGCMEGCLAALCCCCLLDACF, from the exons ATGAGTTATTACAATCAGCAACAACCCCCCGTTGGTGTTCCTCCCCCACAAG GTTATCCACCAGAGGGATATCCCAAGGACGCTTATCCACCACCGGGATATCCACCACAGGGATATCCACCACAACAGGGATATCCCCAACAAGGATATCCTCCGCCTCCAGCCTATGCTCCTCAGTATCAACAGCCTCCTCCTCAACAACAGAGTAGCAGTGTTGGCTGCATGGAAGGCTG TTTAGCTGCTTTGTGCTGTTGCTGTCTCTTGGATGCCTGCTTCTGA